A stretch of the Vitis riparia cultivar Riparia Gloire de Montpellier isolate 1030 chromosome 13, EGFV_Vit.rip_1.0, whole genome shotgun sequence genome encodes the following:
- the LOC117928701 gene encoding DEAD-box ATP-dependent RNA helicase 37-like has translation MRTSWADSEEAEAAAVPSTIINNGVVPNSGAAAAAVAGNSRPARSAYVPPHLRNRPPSSTPPPPAVSAPPAANTRWGGGGGGGGGRSGGSFGRAASNTRTGGWDRGREREVNPFGDDVDVEPPFVQQENSGINFDAYEDIPVDTSGDNVPPAVNSFSEIDLGDALNLNIRRCKYVKPTPVQRHAIPISIAGRDLMACAQTGSGKTAAFCFPIISGIMKGQYAQRPRGSRTAYPLALILSPTRELSCQIHDEARKFSYQTGVRVVVAYGGAPINQQLRDLERGVDILVATPGRLVDLLERARISLQMVQYLALDEADRMLDMGFEPQIRRIVEQMDMPPRGVRQTMLFSATFPKEIQRLASDFLANYIFLAVGRVGSSTDLIVQRVEFVQESDKRSHLMDLLHAQRENGTHGKQSLTLVFVETKKGADALEHWLCINGFPATSIHGDRSQQEREHALRLFKSGATPILVATDVAARGLDIPHVAHVVNFDLPNDIDDYVHRIGRTGRAGKTGLATAFFNENNSSLARGLAELMQESNQEVPAWLSRYAARSSYGGGGRNRRSGGGRFGGRDFRRDSSFNRSGGGGDYYGGGRSNSGYGASGSSYGGGGYGAGVTSAWD, from the exons ATGCGTACATCTTGGGCCGATTCGGAAGAAGCTGAAGCCGCAGCAGTACCTTCCACCATCATCAACAATGGAGTAGTACCAAACAGTGgcgccgccgccgccgccgttGCCGGCAACTCTCGTCCCGCCCGATCAGCATACGTTCCGCCACATCTTCGCAACCGCCCTCCTTCTTCAACTCCTCCCCCTCCGGCGGTCAGTGCTCCCCCTGCTGCCAACACTCGTTggggcggcggcggcggcggcggcggcggccgCTCCGGAGGCAGCTTCGGGAGAGCTGCTTCCAACACGAGAACTGGTGGTTGGGACCGCGGGAGGGAAAGGGAAGTTAATCCTTTTGGTGACGATGTTGATGTCGAACCCCCATTCGTTCAGCAGGAGAACTCCGGGATTAATTTTGACGCATACGAGGATATTCCGGTGGACACTAGTGGGGATAATGTTCCGCCGGCGGTCAATTCTTTTTCGGAGATTGATTTAGGCGATGCGCTTAATCTCAATATTAGGAGGTGCAAATATGTGAAGCCAACGCCAGTGCAGCGCCACGCGATTCCTATTTCGATTGCTGGCAGGGATTTGATGGCTTGTGCTCAGACTGGCTCTGGAAAGACTGCTGCTTTTTGCTTTCCCATTATCAGTGGTATTATGAAGGGCCAGTATGCGCAGAGGCCGCGGGGCTCCCGGACTGCTTACCCTCTTGCTCTTATTTTATCCCCCACCAGAGAGCTGTCATGCCAG ATACATGATGAAGCAAGAAAGTTTTCGTATCAAACTGGTGTAAGGGTGGTTGTTGCTTATGGAGGAGCTCCAATTAATCAGCAG CTAAGGGATCTGGAAAGAGGTGTTGACATTCTTGTTGCAACACCAGGAAGATTGGTTGATTTGCTAGAAAGGGCTAGAATTTCTCTTCAGATGGTCCAGTACCTGGCCCTAGATGAGGCAGATCGAATGCTGGATATGGGTTTTGAACCTCAAATTAGAAGGATTGTAGAACAGATGGATATGCCTCCACGAGGTGTAAGACAAACTATGCTATTCAGCGCCACCTTTCCAAAAGAAATACAG AGATTGGCCTCTGATTTTCTCGCAAATTACATTTTCCTGGCTGTTGGAAGGGTTGGTTCTAGTACTGATTTGATTGTCCAAAGAGTTGAATTTGTACAAGAGTCTGACAAGAGAAGCCACCTTATGGATCTTCTTCATGCACAGAGAGAAAATGGAACTCATGGAAAG CAATCCTTGACTTTAGTTTTTGTCGAGACAAAGAAAGGAGCTGATGCTTTGGAACATTGGCTATGCATAAATGGGTTTCCAGCTACTTCTATTCATGGTGATAGATCACAGCAG GAAAGAGAACACGCTTTGAGATTATTCAAAAGTGGTGCAACTCCAATTCTTGTGGCAACTGATGTGGCAGCACGGGGTCTTGATATTCCTCATGTTGCTCATGTGGTAAATTTTGACCTTCCCAATGACATCGATGACTATGTCCATCGGATAGGACGAACTGGCCGAGCTGGTAAAACAGGATTGGCCACTGCATTCTTCAATGAAAATAATTCGTCATTGGCTCGGGGCCTTGCTGAACTAATGCAAGAATCAAACCAAGAAGTGCCTGCTTGGCTTTCACGTTATGCAGCTCGGTCTTCTTATGGCGGAGGGGGAAGAAACCGTCGATCAGGTGGGGGTCGTTTCGGTGGCCGTGATTTCCGAAGGGATTCTTCTTTTAATAGATCTGGAGGCGGTGGCGATTACTATGGTGGAGGTAGAAGTAACAGCGGATATGGAGCTTCTGGCAGCAGTTATGGAGGTGGTGGATATGGTGCAGGTGTGACTAGTGCGTGGGACTAG
- the LOC117928078 gene encoding serine/threonine-protein phosphatase PP2A-2 catalytic subunit-like, with protein sequence MSMDLISSDSHGNLDAQISQLMQCKPLSEQEVRTLCEKAKEILMEESNVQPVKSPVTICGDIHGQFHDLAELFRIGGKCPDTNYLFMGDYVDRGYYSVETVTLLVALKVRYPQRITILRGNHESRQITQVYGFYDECLRKYGNANVWKIFTDLFDYFPLTALVESEIFCLHGGLSPSIETLDNIRNFDRVQEVPHEGPMCDLLWSDPDDRCGWGISPRGAGYTFGQDISEQFNHTNNLKLIARAHQLVMEGFNWGHEQKVVTIFSAPNYCYRCGNMASILEVDDCKGHTFIQFEPAPRRGEPDVTRRTPDYFL encoded by the exons ATGAGTATGGATCTGATCTCTTCCGACTCACATGGCAACCTTGATGCCCAGATTTCTCAGCTCATGCAGTGCAAGCCCTTGTCCGAGCAAGAG GTTAGGACATTATGCGAGAAGGCGAAGGAGATACTAATGGAGGAAAGTAATGTTCAG CCAGTAAAAAGCCCTGTGACCATATGTGGAGATATTCATGGGCAATTTCATGATCTTGCAGAACTTTTTCGAATTGGAGGGAAG TGTCCAGATACGAATTACTTGTTCATGGGAGATTATGTGGATCGTGGGTATTATTCAGTTGAAACTGTCACG CTCTTGGTGGCCCTGAAAGTCCGTTATCCACAACGTATCACAATCCTCAGAGGAAATCATGAAAGCCGACAG ATTACTCAGGTTTATGGGTTTTATGATGAATGCTTACGCAA GTATGGAAATGCTAATGTTTGGAAGATTTTTACAGACCTTTTTGATTATTTCCCATTGACGGCCTTG GTTGAAtctgaaatattttgtttgcatGGTGGATTGTCCCCATCCATTGAAACACTTGATAACATTCGGAATTTTGACCGTGTTCAAGAAGTTCCTCATGAAGGGCCCATGTGTGATCTCTTATGGTCTGATCCAGATGATCGGTGTGGTTGGGGTATCTCTCCCCGTGGTGCTGGATATACTTTTGGCCAG GACATATCTGAGCAATTCAATCATACTAACAACCTCAAGCTGATTGCTAGAGCTCATCAACTGGTTATGGAGGGATTTAACTGGGGACAT GAACAAAAAGTTGTCACCATATTTAGTGCACCCAACTACTGTTATCGCTGTGGAAACATGGCATCAATTTTGGAAGTTGATGACTGCAAAGGTCACACATTCATTCAG TTTGAACCAGCTCCAAGGAGAGGAGAACCAGATGTAACCCGCAGAACGCCTGATTACTTTTTGTAG
- the LOC117927637 gene encoding fatty acyl-CoA reductase 2-like, with amino-acid sequence MRGYGELSSVFSPSERSTAHMNALKDLVIDDGVPNTSSSSPLMETCDCIERVKFLRGKNYFLTGPTGFLAKLWLKKMLWSVPDVGKIFLLIKAKDKETAMDRLKNEIIGSELFKCLEQIHGESYTDFMMSKLVSVIGDVCKSNLGMDATSATEIAKAVDVIVNSAANTILDERYDVALNTNTKKDLLDS; translated from the exons ATGAGAGGCTATGGTGAACTCTCTTCTGTTTTCTCACCATCTGAAAGGAGCACTGCACATATGAATGCACTAAAAGACCTGGTTATTGATGATGGTGTTCCAAACACCAGCTCCTCCTCCCCTCTCATGGAAACATGCGATTGTATTGAGAGAGTCAAATTTCTAAGGGGAAAGAACTATTTTCTCACTGGACCAACTGGGTTTCTAGCCAAAC TTTGGCTCAAAAAGATGCTATGGTCAGTCCCTGATGTTGGAAAGATCTTTCTCTTGATTAAGGCAAAAGATAAGGAGACTGCAATGGACAGACTGAAAAATGAA ATCATAGGCTCAGAACTATTTAAGTGCCTGGAACAAATACATGGAGAATCCTATACAGATTTCATGATGAGCAAGCTAGTCTCGGTCATTGGTGATGTTTGCAAGTCGAATCTAGGAATGGATGCTACTTCAGCTACTGAGATTGCAAAGGCAGTTGATGTGATTGTAAATTCAGCTGCCAATACAATCCTTGATGAAAG gtaTGATGTTGCTCTCAACACAAACACAAAAAAGGACCTTCTCGACTCGTAA